atgacattgagattgagatatcgatgtataaaataaatgttttgttaacacacatcgtttgatgcatacatcgatacatgacatgcacgttgagctatgatctttggataccctgatatgatttgattggattcttggatttgtgaacacaattgctatgttggtattatatgacccgtaaagcatagacaattgtggccccgatgattggatatgagattcaggatttgatggcgctttgtcgacgctatcatacgagtattcctttttgaggccggtgtgccagctcgagcattgatttgatagcgattcgattgattctaacatgtgctcagtggatgggcatttgacccgatacctccacgacatacatgcattgcataccatatatcattgtttaaatatatgtggtatatatgattggttgttccatacggagctttgctctcCCGCAAggagggctgttgttgtctttgtgtgtggacaatggcaggtactccaggatatcaggagaccggagagggtacttctggagggagccacagtttgggctgaggttttatgtttgtcttgttcccagtatatatgtatatgtatctatataccggggcatgtcccgaggatatgagttgtttgtatatgattggttttgattacgtgtgggcatgtttatgacgtgagattaaatactatttttagtattcaaataaaatgatttgtgctcattgtaaagaaaatttaaactcgtttttcgctgcaattagttaaccctaatcagattgcattgtaataacgatcaggagctaagggccccacaattTCGAAGACTTATTGTCCCAGGCAGAGAAATATATCAATATGGAAGAAGCTCAGAAGCAGAAGAGGGAGCCTGTAAGGAAAGAGAGATGGGACCGGGTGTCTAAGCCCGAGGAGAGAAGATAGAAGAGGGGTAATCCAGGGCACTTTTCTCATCACGTGCCTCTGAAGATTAACAGGGAAAGGGAAGTACAAGAATGCAGTAGAGACCTGGCCCCGGACCATCAATTATACTTGCTAGAGAAGAGTGGATTTTGCACTCTCCACAAAGTGTGTTATCATAACACCGAGGACTGCAAGACACTGAAGGGAGATTATGTCTTACCTTCCGCCCCGGGACCCAGTCACGACAACAAGAGACCAAGATTTCCACCTTGAACATCTCGGCAGCCAGGATCCAGTGCCCGAGGAGGAGGTATGAGGAATAATCCGAGGAGTGAGCCCGGGAGAAGAAGAGAACCCGAGCCCGAGAGAAAAAAGAATTCGCCCCCTGCCACGAGGttgattaaaatgatatcagGAGGCTCCAATGATGGAGACTCCAATCGGGCGAGGAAATCGAGAAGTAGGTGGGAATGTATGGAGGTAGAAGGGACGAGGAGGAATGAGGCAGTCATCAGTTTTGTCCCTGAGGATTTGCAGGGGGTCAATCTACCCCACAATGATGCCTTGGTGATCCAAGCCCGGGTGGCAAATTATGACATTTTGAGGGTCTTTATTGACTCGAGCAGTtctgtaaatgtaatttttaaagatgcCTTTGTGCAGATGGATTTGCAAGGTTTTCACTTGGAAGCTGTGGAAACTGCCCTCTTTGGCTTTGCTGTCCATGTGGTCTACCCGGAAGGGGAGATTGTCTTACCACTAACCCTGCGCTCTCAGGATCTCAAGATGACAGTGATGAGCTCTTTCACTGTAGTGGACTCCCCATCTTGATATAATATCATTCTGGGGAGGCCGGCTATGAATGAATTAAGAGTCGTGGCATCCACTTAccatcaaaagataaaattttctgtgGGAACCGGGGTAGGAGAAGTCCGAGGGAATCAGCCATCTTCTCGGTAGTGCTATGTGGAGGCAGTCCGAGCTGATCAGAGCAAAACTAGGAGGGAAGGAAAGAAATCAAGAGTGGACAACGAAGGAGGAAGAGTAGTGGAGAAGGGAGAGGTACATTTTGTGGCAGAGGAAGAACAGGAAATGATAGAGGTTGGACCAGGGCAGCAAATCAGGGTGGCTCGGGACCTCAGCACATCAACCCGGGTTAGTCTcatcaattatttaaaagctaCTATTCATGTGTTTGCCTGGTCCCAAGAGGAGTTGACAGGGATCTCACCCCTGATATCGGAGCATCAATTGAACATTCTCCCGGGCTCTCACCCGGTAAAGCAGAAGAAGAGACACTTTGGTCCTAAAAAGGACAAAGTTATTAATGAACAGGTGAAAGAGCTGCTGAGGGCCGGCCACATTCGAGAAATTAAATTTCCTACatggctctcgaatgtggtgTTGGTACCTAAATCTACCGGGAAGTGGCGGATGTGTGTAGATTTCCGCGATCTTAATAAAGCTTGTCCCAAGGATCATTATCCCTTACCCAGGATTGATCAGCTGGTGGATTCCACCTCAGGTTTTGAACTACTGAGTTTCATGGACGCATACCAGGGGTATCATCAAATTCCCCTGGCCAAGAGTGATCAAGATAAAtccagcttcatcacctcgggaggtacattttgttatattgtaatgcctttcgggttgaagaatgcaggggctaCTTACCAGCGTCTAATGAACAAAGTCTTTGAGAAGCAGCTGGGACGAAATGTGGAAgtttatgtggatgatattatGGGCAAGACCAAGGAAGTTGCGGACTTTATTGTTGATCTAGAAGATACTTTTGCCACTCTCATGCATTACGGGATCAAGCTCAACCCTGCCAAATGTATTTTTGGCGTAAGAGTGGCAAATTCTTGGGATTCATAGTGACAGATCGGGGGATCGAGGtgaatcaagaaaaagtcaaatccGTGTTGTGTATGCCATCTCCCCGATCTGTCAAAGAAGTACAGAAGctgaccgggaggattgcttccTTATCTCGATTTATATCCCGGTCAGCACACAGAAGTTATCCTTTCTTCCAGGTTCTAAGGAAGGCCCAACAATTCGGGTGGGATGAGAAATGCGAACAGGCCTTCCAGGACTTGAAGATTCACCTTGCAGAGCTCCCTGTGTTGGTAAAGCCGGAGCCCGGGGAAAAACTATTTGTTTATCTTTCTACTACGGAGCATGCTGTCAGCTCGGTTCTAATAA
This window of the Primulina tabacum isolate GXHZ01 chromosome 12, ASM2559414v2, whole genome shotgun sequence genome carries:
- the LOC142520203 gene encoding uncharacterized protein LOC142520203; amino-acid sequence: MRNNPRSEPGRRREPEPERKKNSPPATRLIKMISGGSNDGDSNRARKSRSRWECMEVEGTRRNEAVISFVPEDLQGVNLPHNDALVIQARVANYDILRVFIDSSSSVNVIFKDAFVQMDLQGFHLEAVETALFGFAVHVVYPEGEIVLPLTLRSQDLKMTVMSSFTVVDSPS